GGAAATACCTTCACCTGGAAATGGGATTAAAGTCTGTAGTCTAGACTCTAGTGATTTGCTTACCTTCATAAACTCATTGAAAATTGTACATTATTGTAGAATTGAAAATTACTCTCCATAGCcagaaaatatgaaaaagtagtatAATATCTGCTCCTCAATCTATTgcattttattaatttgtaaCTGTCATCAAAATTTAATGCCAttatgtttaattatttttacttaaattgTCAAATTACTGCAACATGACCTTGTTTACGGTCAATCAAACCGAGTATAAATTTAATCACAAACTTAATCATATTACACCTTATATCATCCAACTTACAAGATAAGATAAATTAACGTAAAAGTTAAAATCTCAAGATAATTTAATCTGCAAATCAAACGATCCTTTAAAGATATAACTTAGTAAATAATattctctttgtttttttttagttGTCACGTTGTACTTTTCGAGAGTCAATTTGATTAACTTCCAAGGATAAATTAAATTACATTAATTCGATATTTTAcaataaaaaattagatattcaaaaactatagaaaaaataccataaattataatttctttcataataatatgattaaaaatattttttaaaatattaatcaaaatttatattgtttgacttaaaaaataattagtgacaactaaaaaaacaaaagaaataacaataaaattGGAATCAACTATTTATGCACCTTCCCAAAATTGGAATATGTATAAGTCGATAAACTAATCCAACACCATCATTATAAGAATCATTATGCTCAAACTCaataaacaatttttttttcttttgatcatAACGTGGTACAAATTCCCTACTTCTATGCTAAGTATTGACTGTTTTTGTATTGACTGTCAATActttttcaaacttcaaaacgtGTCTCTCCTGCACCATCTCTTTATTGTTGACTCTTAAAATTCTTCACACACAAACCCAAAAATCTCCATAGCAATGGACCTTCAAGAATCGATCAGCAACCAAACAGGCGTATCCTTAACTCTAGCCAAACATGTTTTCTCCACCGAGGTTAAAGGGGACACCACCAACATGGTCTTCTCCCCTTTGTCGATCCATGTAGTGTTGGGTCTCATCGTAGCGGGTTCAAATGGTCCGACCCGTGACCAGTTGCTCTGTTTCCTCAAATCGAAGTCTACTGATGAACTAAACTCTCTTTCTTCTcagattgttgatgttgtctTTGCTGATGGTAGCCCTAGTGGTGGGCCTCGTCTTTCTGTTGCTAATAGCGTCTGGGTTGAACAGACTTTGCCTCTTAAGCATTCTTTCAAACAGATTGTGGACAATGTTTATAAGGCGTCTTCTTCTTCTGTTGATTTTCTGAAAAAGGTTAGATTTTTAACACCCGATTTATACTTAGTTATTTCAAACATAATTGATCGATTCAGTTATGAAATGCTTGATGGGATAATTGTTTTATGAGGAAATATGTTGTATTTGAGTTTATGAGTAGTTATGGGCAAATTTTGATGCCATTAATTTCCAAGTACTTCCTCCAAACTTTTGAATCTTATGGtcttaaaaattaaagatacgTTGAATATAAATATGTCATTAAATCTTGTGGATTTTTCATACTTAGCGCGAAGATTGGGTTTTATTTAGAAGTTGATAACCAGTTAGGAGGTGGATACAGTATAAATTGAAATACTATTGCAGTATCGCCATTTTTTAGTGAAGTAATGTGGTGAATGGAATATGAACTAGGATACTGGAAATAACAATTTCATTGTGGAATCTTCCTACTCCAAAGGAGCTAAAGGTTTTGGTTGTTGTCAATTGCTAGACATTCAAATATCTTTTGATGAGTAGTATAATTAATTGAGCAAGATGACGCAAAAGATAATTTTGTTAATGGATGAAGAACTGatatatatacaaaatcaaATAACCGAGTCTATGTGAGAGAGCTCCTCCTACGGTGGAAACTGAACTAATaaacaaggaaataaaataacaaactcCTAAAATGGtgaaacaaaaataacaacctataaaataaaacaagtaGTAACAGTAAGCAGTAACAAATGGCAATGAAAGGAGCTTGGAAGCCGTTTGGTGAGAGGTCAGTCAACTGGTCGGAACTAGGAATGTGCTTGAAGACAAGGTGTTTATCGTTAACTTGTTGGCGAACATAGTGGAAGTCAACAGCTATATGCTTCATGCGGCTCTGAAGATTTTTGTTCTCACATAAGCAGGTGAGTTGTCGGTGGTGTGGGGATATGGATGTGGAGTTCCTTGAGAAGATTTTTCACCCAAGTGGTCTCATCAATGGCACTAGCAACAGCTCGATGCTCTACTTCAGTAGACGAGTGGACAATAGTAAGTTGTTCTTTTGATGATCAACTAACTGGAGTAAGGCCTAGAAAAAtaacataacctgtggtggaacTTTGATCGGTGAGTTTGCCTGCCCAGTCAGCATCAGAAAACACCGTGATTATGACTGGTGCTTGGAACAATTCGAAGGCCGTAGTTAGCGGGGCTTTTGAGATATCGAATGAGGTGTTTAACAGTCTTCCTGTGAGTGGGACATACATAAAATGAGACAATTTGTTCATCGAGTAAGAAATATCTGTTTCTCATTTTGTTACATATGAAAGTCAGTGCACTTAATGTTTATGCTCGAGGGATTGTCATTTCTACTTTTAGCGAAGATAAAACTTTTAGTGCACTTCATCTTTTTGACATTGGAAATTTTTCAGCTTCGTCTTTTATCTTTATCTGTACCTTTTCCTATTAGCTGGAGATTGAACTATGAACAGATGGGGTTATGCATTTACATTGCTGATAAACAGCAGGCCAATAAATGGTGCCTCATACATTTTCCCTATGCTTATCATTTTCACTATAATCTCAAATACTGATGTATTGCTACCTTCATTGGAGATTGATGAAGTTCTACTTTCATTGCTTAAAAAAACTGGCTATACTCTTCAAACATTTCTATTTCTCTGCAGCCTTAGCATGGATAGTTTTACTGACCTATATGAACATTAGTCACCCAGCAGTGGAAGCTGTACTCAGATTAAAAGGATAGCATTGGGGtaattgaaaattaaaaagaatctttttgaataaatttttattacAAAATTTTGGATGATTTGTAGGCTGTTGAGGTTGCTAGTCAAGTGAATCAATGGGCTGAAAAGGAAACAAGCGGGCTTATCAAAGAAATACTTCCAGCTGACTCAGTTGACAATTCAACAAGACTTGTGTTTGCAAATGCATTGTACTTTAAAGGAGCCTGGGATGAGAAGTTCGATGCATCAGTGACCAAGGAAAGTGAGTTCCACCTTCTCAATGGTACATCTATTCAAGTGCCCTTCATGACTAGCAGGAAGAAGCAATATGTAAAAGCTTTTGATGGTTTCAAGGTGTTGGGACTTCCGTATAAACAGGGTGAGGATAGGCGTCGTTTCTCCATGTACTTCTTTCTTCCTGATGCCAATGATGGACTGCCAGCCTTGGTAGACAAGGTCAGTTCCGAATCCCAATTCTTGGAGCGACACCTTCCATATCAGAAGGTTGGAGTTGGTGAATTTCGTATCcccaaatttaaaatatcatttgggTTTGAAGCTTCTAACGTTCTGAAAGGGCTTGGCCTGGTATTGCCTTTCTCTGGTAATGGCCTCACAGAGATGGTGGACTCCCCTGTTGGCAGTAACCTTTATGTTTCTAGCATCTTTCACAAGTCCTTTATTGAGGTAAATGAAGAGGGAACAGAAGCTGCAGCTGCAACTGCTGGTGTTGTTAAACTAAGAGGATTGCTGGTCGAAGAGAAAGTAGACTTTGTTGCTGATCATCCATATCTCTTCCTGATTAGAGAAGATGCAACAGGCGTGGTACTCTTTGTTGGTAGCGTGCTTAATCCTCTCTCAGACTAAGTCCGTATTCCACTATATGGAGGTTGATGTATGTTGTTTGTGTCTTCTTTGTATCACTTGGACTAATTTTTGGTACCCAGAGTTAGCTCAAATCGCCTTTCAAGCCCTTCCATCTTATGGGATAGTGGTTTCACGTATCCTTCAAGTATCATACTTTTTTACGACACTCTGAGTAAAATTTACCAACTGCTCTTTGTACGGTTGATATCAGTGCGACTTGTATGACATACAGTGTACTATGAAATAATTGACATCAAAGTTCTGTCTGATACTTCAATTTAGATGTgtaatatttatttcaaaatgATCTCATCTAAAGCAAGTTAGAAATTGCTACTAGCACACACCTGTTAGAATATTATGCATCTCATTTagatgtataatatttatttcaaaatgGTCATTACTAGAAATCGGTGAATGTTGGCTTCCTTTAAACTTTAAAAAGGATAACTCGTTGCACTAATCTTTTATTGTGCGTGGAGTTTGGGAAAAAGATGAACCACATTAGATTTCATGTACATAGTCTTATCTTATATTTATGAAAAAGGCTATGTATGTAGCTCGTAATCTTATGATCACAAAGTTGATTTCTTATTCAACCAGTGGTTATTATTTCAGAACTCATAAAATCTGGGTGCATGTGTATGTGAACAAAGGCCGGTGCCGACCTTTTAGTGCTCCAACTTTTGAAGTTACATTTGCTTTTTATATACGAATTGAGTGAAAATAGCAAAAATTGGTAAAAGGGTAAAATACTAATATATATCTCTAATCAAACAAtgaatgaataataaaatatgattttttcctATAATATATTTAACACTTTGCCACAGATGTTCCCACAAGGCCACACACCCTACCATACGAATACCGCGTGCTGGCGCGAAGTTTCAAACCGTATTATTTTCCCAATTTGGACCTattcttatttcatatttaCCATTTAATGCCACTACCATCATTGTAATGGCTACAATAGTAATGAATACGATCATAACAATCATAAATGGTAATTGCATTTGTGGATTAGAGAGGATATGATGTATTTTCAGTTTACTAAAGACATAATCTTAAAAAAGAAGGTTTGAAAACTGTGAATACAGATAGACGGTTAGTATATAGCTAGGGGTTGTAGAATATTAgctttttcatataatttttggTGTTTTGCATTTGATATCAActaatattattgtattattatatttatcaaaatattggaGAGAGATGATTAAATAAGATATGACGCTACTTATTAGTTGAACTCGAAGAGACAAATGAAGAGGGAATCTTTCATATCTCCATGTGCACTTCTCTGTGTGTGCGACCCAATAAATTGACCAAGTACACAAAGATGAACGATTATCCCCATTATTCTGTGTTGGATTTATCTCAGGCTGGCTTCTTAAGAAGCCCTTACTCTATTAGAAACTATACAAATGTAAATAATATCCTTATGATCCCTCTTTTGTGCCACAAAAATTGCTTAAAGATGCCATCACTAGTCTACTAACTCAAAAGGATATGGgagtaaattatatataaatattaaaaaaaaaagtttctttTCGTTTTTAATCCCATGACCTACCGTGAGATGACaaactaaattttattttattttttttctccttttttccaTTGTTCATTTTCATTTCATGTGTCACATCAAATATTGAATCATTAGGAACTAGAGTGTAATTCAATTAAGCTAGGTTgatattttttgagaatttaatGGAAGAGTTAGCAAGGTTATGAATTAGACATTGGTCTGTTTGTCTTTATTTGCTAATGGCAGACactttaatttgttttcttctcattttcctTGGCTTTAATTATTGATCCTATATTCTCCTTAGTCCTTACACCATTatcatttcaattcaaactagattattcaagtctaaattaatttttttttcatactctcaccattttttttacttgttttgttttatgagaataaataaataaatttaaaattaattaatttaatattttaaaaataatattaaaaatataataaattacaattatttttatttaaacataataaaaaatattttaaaatattaattacaaTTCATATTATTTAACTTTCGAAAAGACGTGTAACAAGAAAGAAAGCAACGAGGGAGTACTATTTTACACCTCTAAGTACAAAGTTGATTGCTTTAAAGGAATTCATCAATCTCTATATATTTTCTCACAAGTAGCATATATCTATTTTTCATGacactattatttttttgtagcATTTGTACAATATTTTTTACATCTGATAGTATATGAACCTTTGACCAACCATTCTGTAATGCTCTTTTCAATGTTTATCAAATTGTTAGTATTTCAGCAATAACAATCTTTctcacaaattaaataaaaataccaAAAACATGAAGCAAATGACCACAACTATCCATAGTTGCTAATTTGCTATTACAATACTTGCCTTTTCTTTATTCCAGTGCAGAGGTATGTCTACATCTATAAATTTAAAACAACAATCTCATCTCGTaccatataaaataatattttcatccTTAGTCCTATTAGACATACAAATCAAAATTGATGAAGTtaagtaaaatattattatattcataaaaatcaaacaaaattttATTAACTATTTCATTACATTCATATAtgtaactattaaaaaaaaaaatctagctTTCCACAGTTACGGTAAAACAAACACACTTAAAAGAAAGTACAAGAATGTCAAATTcgtaaataacataagaatgaaGGGGTATTTATGAAGTAGAACATCGAAATTCGTGGACCCACGCGGTTTGTACCCTTTCGTTCCCATGCTATGCGTTATGTTCCTCGAAAATACCAAATACCTTAACCAGTTTACGTTAAAAATGTAATCCCACACAACCTTATCCCTACCATCTCCTCTCACTTTCTTCTTgtcagaaaaaaaataaaaactatatattaaaaataataattataatatggGTTGTCTATCTATCTGCATGTTTCAGaacttaataattttaaaaaaatctaatcTGGGGTATTCAAAATTTCATTTACTGTTGTAATTAATGCTAGTCATTTCAagaaaagggaaagaaaaaaaagaagacaatTTTTAAGCTcagatttcattttctttttttcccaaaTCTATAGTGTCATGTCGGTAGCTGGTTCTTGAAAACTAAAGTTTGGAAGTTTAACCTTTTTTAAGCCctattttttagatatttttttgaGAGGAGCAGAAAGAGAATTATGGGGGAGACACATAATCATGACCACAAccaccaacaccaacaccaacaccaacaccaacCACCGCTGCCACAAGCGGCGGCTCCGTCAGCCATTCCACTTGGTTCTGCCAAAGGACCTTTGTTTCCTCCTGCAGAGCAACTTCTTCAGCTTCACTACTGCATACACTCAAATCCTTCTTGGCGTTAGTAttctttttcatctatttatagtaaaatatatacTTTACTGAAAAAACAAAGATGAAAAATTGACACtttgtttttttaaagtttGTGTCTTTTTCACTTTTGTTTTGGGTGAATTTTATAATCTTAAAGTATTCCCATTGAAATTGATGTTTTTTGTTGTAAAGTttgtgtttttaattttttggttgGGGTGAATTTTAAAAGCTAGAAGTATTGATGTATTTTTTTTGCTGAACAAGAATCTACTtctaaagaaaaatgaaaaattgacaGAGTCCTTTTTGTGAAGTTTGTGTTTTCGCTTTCATGGTTTGAGTGAATTTTAAAATCTAAAAGTATTCCTACTGAATAACCTTTTTGCTGAACAAGAATCAACTTGGAAaaagtcttctttttttttttgaaaaacatatCTATGTTTTAGTTTTCTGACTGTTGTTGGAGTTTCTGTGCTTTTGTTATCTTTGAGAAAGTAAAGCTTCTTTCCAGCAGTCCTTTTTGTGTTCTTTTCTTAAGTGCAAATTAGATTCTAATTGTCTGGAGTCTTGTTCTGTTTGCTCTTATTGCAAGACAATCACGAAAACAAGAGAGGTTAAATTTTTCAGGTTATAGTAAGATTAACTGTGAGAATAATGAATTGCTGAAGAGTTATGTCTCCCTTCCAACTGGGAGAATTGAAACTTTGAGGTTTCCTATAGCAGGATGGCAATGGAATGGGATTGATCAGAATACTCCAATAATGTTGCCAAATTGTGCTAATCCCCATTCTGTGAACCTATATTGATATCGCTTGCCAAGCTTCTATGCCATTACTCAGCTTACTCATTTTGGTCATCGATTTTTAACGTGAGCTATGTATTCAGTGAAGAGTCCCTTTCATGTGCGAGTGCGATAATAGAATTAGATAAGCCGGTCATAAGTTTTCTTCTTTTGCATGGAATGTGACGTCGCATGATTGGATCTTCACTTTCTGATGCATCTTCGTTGCAAATTTTAATGTGGCATGGTGAATAATATACatacaaataaatttaaagatATTCAGATGAGCCAAAGATTAGATAGACGAAAAGGCCACTACCTTCCAAAAAGAGTAGAGGATGAGGGAGGCACTTGCTCAAACAGCGTAGACCTTCTTAATGAGCTTAATCACTTCCAAGGGTAGTGGGGTTCAAGGATAATGAGGAGTTTTATGCGCAGGTTGGTGGAGTTAGTTTCTTGgctttatttaatttatgcCTCAAAAGTGGAAGTGCATTTGGCAAgtctaaatgaattactgtgaGTAATTCAAATGATGGGGAGGCTGGATTTCAGCTGAACTCTTATAAATCACTTGTCAAAAGGAAAAGTCTCTGCAGACGTTATCGACTTAAAATTCATTATAGCTTCTGAATGATACGAGACAATGTGATGATCCCTTCATGTGAGTCAGTTGATGCTTATGCTTTTACGGCAATGGTCAGGTGAAGGAATCGTAATCATAGTAGGCATGGTGACTTTACAAAAGCTCCCCATTCCTCCAATGTTTGGAGTTGAGATTGCTCTGACCTCCGAGTAAAATGCTTTTGTTTCTGATATCAAGTTGAAACatgttctctttttttcttgggGAAGCTGACTATCatcggaagacttaagaatcaAACTGTTTATGGGTAGTTGAGTGGTGTCAAGCTTCTTGTTTAAGATGCAGATGTATGGAATGTATCATGAAAGGCTTTCCATAAATGTAAAATTTGCATTCATCCAATAAATAATTTCCCAACCAAAAGGAGTTGCAGTCTCTCCATGAAATGACTAAATCCTGATAAAGACAAAAGATCCTCTTAACCATTGCTAGATTGTCTCAACATCACCTGCTATTCAGCtaaaggacaattcttgtatTTTACCGTCCGAAGGAATATACTTTTGATAGATCAAAGGTTTCCGTATTGAACATTAAGATCTGGTTTGCAGTTTCCTTGTTTATGTCGCCTATGGCCACTTGAAGCAATCACTTTTGATTATTTGCCTTGTTCCTGAAAATTGGAATTCTTACTTTGTtattaaataaagaaataaaagaattcCAGAAAACCCCGGGCGTAACAATTTCAGGATCTAACTTATCCTCCCAGAAAAATGATTTTACGATTTGAAGTTTTCACCACCTGTAACTGAGTTGCAGATTCTGAAACCTAATTATCGTATTGGTCTTTTTCTCTAATCAGTTGCATGATTCTACATTTTGCAGCACAAACTGTTTTGCTGGCTTTCCAACACTACATAGTTATGCTTGGAACTACAGTAATGATTGCCACCGTGCTGGTACCTCAGATGGGTGGGGGTCCGGTATATCTCTAGCATTTCCCTTGTTGAGTATTGGAGATACCTTTTCGATGTAATATTGACATCGTGAGCTCTTTATCTTTATGATCAGGGTGACAAAGCTCGAGTCATCCAGGCTTTGCTTTTCACTTCAGGAGTGAATACTCTTCTGCAAACGCTTTTTGGCACAAGACTTCCCACTGTGATGGGTCCGTCATTTGCTTACATTATATCGGCCCTGTCTGTCATTAATGATCTCTCTGACAGTAATTTCAGGAGTGAGCATGAGGTAATAAAGTTTCTGTTTAGGTATTATCTTTATTACTTGtataatactccctccgtttcaactTGTTTGTCCTATTTTGACTTCTCATCAACTTTCAATTGTTGAAGCACTTCTCATCAACCTCCAATTGTTGAAGCACTTCTCTTCAACTTTTAGTTAATGCATTCTCACCAGCTTTCATTTTTGTGTTGAAGTGGAGCACTTCTCTCCAACTTTCAATTGTTGATGCACTTGTTCACCAACCTCCTGTTTTTGTTGAAGTAGTCGGCTCCTACCTCCAACTTAGAAAGTCATTTCTCTTCTTGTCTGGTCTTGTTCTATTTCTTCTAAGATCATTGATTATTCTTGAGACATAAATTCATCTAAAGCATAAGTCACCTTATCTTTATTACTCTAATATTAACTCTTTGATACTGTATGGTGGATTTTATTTTTGCATTCTCAAATTATACTGATAAGATCCAATGTAAGTCAGCTAGAATCATaggtttaaataaaaaaaagtggaTATCTAAAGCGCTCTCTGCTGATATAAAGGCAAAGCTTTCATTTCTAGATCTTAGTGGGGAAGTTTAATCTAATAATATAGCTTTTCCTTCACTTGTGCTAAAGCGAGGTTGGTGGAAAGCAGAAGTTCAATACAAACTGCTGATGAAATCATAGTCGTATCAATTTAAAATAAGCAAGCCCTTACTTGGGGGATAAGCTTATGTTTTGCATGACCGAGATCCAGATGACTACTTTTTATTGGATAAGTTGTTTGTTCAGAGATAAATACtttgtttatagatgatattcgAAAACAAGATGTTCTCCTGTACAAAAAAAGCTGGTAAGTGCTTCACTTATAATTTGAGTAGAAGCATCATAGTAGTAGACAAGATTATATGCAGAAATGCTGATGATATCATAATCTTGTTTGCTAATTAGGATAAGTCAAAGCCACAGTTTGAAGAATCAAATAGACATGGTGTCTTAGAAGTCCTTTAGTGGGTGTTCTTGGAATTACGTAGAGTGCACAAAGCTTACAGTTGAAGCATGCTGCTACTATGGATTTACTTCTCTAGTAGAAGCAACAGGAAAGTTACTTTAATCTACTTTTCAGATTCAACATGCCTGCATATTGATTGAGCACCCTGGTTTAAGATTCTGGATTTTACTTCCTCCGTGTTTATCTCGATGTTTGGGGCTTTGTGTTGTTAATGTGAAGTATGTTGTCAATGCTGACTGGGGGTACACCTAATCTTGGGTTTGTGACTATGCATAGAAATCTCAAAACAATGGATGTTGCATAATTGCTGATGATATTTCTGATGCATTACCCTTTTGTTGTTTTTAGAGATTCGAGCACACTATGAGAGCTATTCAAGGGTCGCTGATAGTGTCTTCCTTTATCAACATAATATTTGGATATGGCCAAGCCTGGGGAAATCTTACTAGGTAAAATGTGTTTGCTGCTTCTGAATACTTATTATAAGGATCATTAGTTTTGGTTGGGAACTTTTAAATGGTCTTCCTGTCTTCCGATTATGTTTCACTGTTTTATTACTTCTCCTGTTGAAGGAATGACATGTCATCCTTCTTGTCTGCAGGTTTTTCAGTCCTGTTGTCATTACACCACTTGTCTGTCTTGTAGGTCTTGGTTTGTTTGGTAGGGGCTTTCCTCAGGTATTATCCCAAATATCTAAAAACTTCATTGCTCGAAGAGTTTCGTAAACCTCATCCAGTTTTCTTGATGATCCTATAATTTTATCAGGTGGTTGATTGTATAGAGATTGGCCTACCCATGTTAATTCTACTTGTCATTTCCCAGCAGgtaatatattatttcattgactatattttctatttttcttttactttactGGAAGATTGTAATGTTGGTCAAGTCATCTGCAGTATATGCAATATGTTCATCCAGTTGCCCAATCCATACTTGAAAGGTTTGCTTTGCTCCTCTGCATTGGGCTTATCTGGGCTTTTGCTGCTATTCTTACTGTTGCCGGTGCTTACAACCATGTAAAGGAGCAAACTAAGCTGAGCTGCCGAATTGACCATTCATTCCTCTTGTCATCGGCTCCATGGTACTCAGCTGATGGATACAATAATGACAATGTCCTCAATGTTTATCTTCTTCTGACGTGTATGTTTGGTTGCGTGTAGGATCAAAGTCCCTTACCCTTTCCAGTGGGGGACTCCCATATTCAGAGCTAGTCATGTCTTTGGTATGATGGGCGCTGCACTTGTCTCATCAGCAGAGGTTCACTTATCATTTCAAATTTTGTTCCTTGCCCTTTGAATTAAATTTGCTTTTAGAAACATGAGTTCTAGTATTTGGTTCCATTAACAAATTCTGGGTTTAGAAGAGAACTAGTTCTTGGCGCTTGGAGAGCTAGTAACACATTTTATTTTCTGTGGACCTGTGAGGATGCCACAAAGGTAAAGGGTTCAAGTGATCCTACTAAATGTCTAATTATCGTTTGATAGTAGTTTTATTAATACAGTGCCAAACAGTTCTGATTgagaaatactcaaaatataattaagtaaagtTGAGCAATCATTCTGCATTTCATTTAGTTTAGTTTGAGCGTGGAGAAGATCCATGAATTAAATTATCCTAccaaaacaaaggaaaagatAT
This region of Solanum dulcamara chromosome 9, daSolDulc1.2, whole genome shotgun sequence genomic DNA includes:
- the LOC129904614 gene encoding nucleobase-ascorbate transporter 3 — its product is MGETHNHDHNHQHQHQHQHQPPLPQAAAPSAIPLGSAKGPLFPPAEQLLQLHYCIHSNPSWPQTVLLAFQHYIVMLGTTVMIATVLVPQMGGGPGDKARVIQALLFTSGVNTLLQTLFGTRLPTVMGPSFAYIISALSVINDLSDSNFRSEHERFEHTMRAIQGSLIVSSFINIIFGYGQAWGNLTRFFSPVVITPLVCLVGLGLFGRGFPQVVDCIEIGLPMLILLVISQQYMQYVHPVAQSILERFALLLCIGLIWAFAAILTVAGAYNHVKEQTKLSCRIDHSFLLSSAPWIKVPYPFQWGTPIFRASHVFGMMGAALVSSAESTATFYAASRLAGATPPPAHVVSRSIGLQGIGQLFDGFFGAVVGKTASVENVGLLGLTRVGSRRVVQISTAFMIFFSIFGKFGAFFAQIPLPIFAAIYCILYSIVAAIGISFIQFANKNSMRNLYVLGITLFLGISIPQYFVMNTDIAGHGPVRTPAGWFNDILNTIFSSSPTVAMIVGTFLDNTLEARHSVNDRGVPWLVPFQRRKGDSRNDEFYSYPLRINEYIPSRFL